Proteins encoded within one genomic window of Balaenoptera musculus isolate JJ_BM4_2016_0621 chromosome 12, mBalMus1.pri.v3, whole genome shotgun sequence:
- the LOC118905283 gene encoding LOW QUALITY PROTEIN: eukaryotic translation initiation factor 3 subunit J-like (The sequence of the model RefSeq protein was modified relative to this genomic sequence to represent the inferred CDS: inserted 2 bases in 1 codon), with protein MAAAAAAGDSDSWDADTFSVEDPVRKVGGGGTAGGDRWEDEDEDEDVKLEEPEEPRVLTPEQLADKLRLKKLQEESDLELEKETFGVNNTVYGIDAMNPSSRDAFTEFGKLLKDRITQYEKSVYYASFLEALVRDACISLEIDDLKKITNSLTVLCSGKQKQEKQSXKKKKGVVPRGGLKATMKDDLAGYGGYDGGYVQDYEDFM; from the exons atggcggcggcggcggcggcgggggacTCCGACTCCTGGGACGCGGACACGTTCTCCGTGGAAGACCCGGTGCGGAAGGTGGGGGGCGGCGGCACCGCCGGCGGGGACCGCTGGGAAGACGAGGACGAGGACGAGGACGTCAAGTTAGAAGAACCTGAAGAACCTAGAGTGCTAACACCAGAACAATTAGCAGATAAACTGCGGCTAAAGAAATTACAGGAAGAGTCAGACCTCGAATTAGAGAAAGAAACGTTTGGTGTTAATAATACAGTTTATGGAATAGATGCTATGAACCCATCTTCAAGAGATGCCTTCACAGAGTTTGGAAAGTTACTAAAGGATAGAATTACACAATATGAAAAATCAGTATATTATGCCAGTTTTTTGGAAGCCTTAGTTCGAGATGCGTGTATTTCATTGGAAATTGATGACTTGAAAAAGATTACCAATTCATTGACTGTACTTTGCAGTggaaaacagaagcaagaaaagcaaag caaaaagaagaaaggtgtgGTTCCCAGAGGGGGATTAAAGGCTACCATGAAAGACGATCTGGCAGGTTATGGTGGTTATGATGGAGGATATGTACAAGACTATGAAGACTTCATGTGA